In a genomic window of Candidatus Avedoeria danica:
- a CDS encoding thiamine phosphate synthase: MPTPPLLVLTDRRASVLPLRAVVAAALAGGCRWFAVREKDLAPDGLADLVADVVALAKPYGATVLVAGVADAAAAARIARTSAANGVHLPRDGDVAAARTALGPNALVGLSAHDLREVERAAAAGADYVTLSPVFASASKPGYGPALGRARLEAVARATDVPVLALGGIATRDDVAACRTAGAAGVVVMGAVARAGDPRSVVTELIEGWSA; encoded by the coding sequence CTGCCGACACCCCCGCTGCTCGTCCTCACCGATCGGCGCGCGTCGGTCCTGCCGCTGCGCGCCGTCGTCGCGGCGGCCCTCGCGGGCGGCTGCCGCTGGTTCGCCGTGCGGGAGAAGGACCTTGCGCCCGATGGCTTGGCCGACCTCGTCGCCGACGTCGTCGCGCTGGCGAAGCCGTACGGCGCCACCGTCCTCGTCGCCGGCGTCGCCGACGCCGCTGCCGCCGCGCGCATCGCCCGCACATCCGCCGCCAACGGTGTCCACCTCCCGCGCGACGGCGACGTCGCCGCAGCCCGAACGGCGCTCGGTCCGAACGCCCTCGTCGGCCTGAGCGCGCACGATCTGCGCGAGGTAGAACGGGCCGCCGCGGCCGGCGCCGACTACGTGACGCTCAGCCCGGTGTTCGCCTCGGCCAGCAAGCCGGGGTACGGACCGGCGCTCGGGCGCGCACGATTGGAGGCGGTTGCCCGGGCCACCGACGTGCCCGTCCTCGCCCTCGGCGGCATCGCGACCCGCGACGATGTCGCGGCGTGCCGGACGGCAGGCGCCGCGGGTGTGGTGGTCATGGGCGCGGTGGCGCGTGCCGGGGATCCGAGGTCGGTGGTGACGGAGCTGATCGAGGGCTGGTCAGCGTAG
- the thiS gene encoding sulfur carrier protein ThiS, with product MTTVQVNGTPVPHHPGDTLDALLATLVTGADPARPGIAVAVNDRVVPRSAWATTHLAPDDRVEVLHAIAGG from the coding sequence ATGACCACGGTCCAGGTCAACGGCACCCCCGTCCCCCACCACCCCGGCGATACGCTCGACGCCCTCCTCGCCACCCTCGTCACCGGCGCCGACCCCGCCCGCCCCGGCATCGCCGTCGCCGTCAACGACCGCGTCGTGCCGCGTTCGGCGTGGGCCACGACGCACCTTGCGCCGGACGACCGCGTCGAGGTGCTGCACGCGATCGCGGGCGGCTGA
- the phbB gene encoding acetoacetyl-CoA reductase, whose protein sequence is MGRVAVVTGGTRGIGRAISVALKEAGHTVAAVYHGNDAAAAAFTAETGIATYKWDVADYEACQAGMAKVAADLGPVDIVVNNAGITRDGTLMKMSAEDWSTVIATNLGSCFNMAKAAFPAMVERKFGRIVNIGSINGQAGQYGQVNYAAAKSGIHGFTKALAQEGARHGITVNAIAPGYIDTDMVAAVPPPVLEKIIAKIPAGRLGKAEEIARGVVFLVAEDAGFVTGATMSINGGQHMY, encoded by the coding sequence GTGGGCCGGGTGGCGGTTGTGACCGGAGGGACGCGCGGGATCGGGCGCGCGATCAGCGTGGCGTTGAAGGAGGCCGGACACACCGTGGCGGCCGTGTATCACGGCAACGATGCGGCCGCCGCCGCGTTCACGGCCGAGACCGGCATCGCCACGTACAAGTGGGACGTGGCGGACTACGAGGCCTGCCAAGCCGGCATGGCGAAGGTCGCCGCCGACCTCGGACCGGTCGACATCGTCGTGAACAACGCCGGCATCACGCGCGACGGCACGTTGATGAAGATGTCCGCCGAGGACTGGTCGACCGTCATCGCCACCAACCTCGGCTCGTGCTTCAACATGGCCAAGGCCGCCTTCCCGGCGATGGTCGAGCGCAAGTTCGGCCGGATCGTGAACATCGGCTCGATCAACGGGCAGGCCGGGCAGTACGGGCAGGTGAACTACGCCGCCGCCAAGAGCGGCATCCACGGCTTCACGAAGGCCCTCGCCCAGGAGGGCGCGCGCCACGGGATCACCGTGAACGCGATCGCGCCGGGCTACATCGACACGGACATGGTGGCCGCCGTGCCGCCGCCGGTGCTCGAAAAGATCATCGCCAAGATCCCGGCCGGCCGCCTCGGCAAGGCCGAGGAGATCGCCCGCGGCGTCGTGTTCCTCGTGGCCGAGGATGCCGGCTTCGTCACCGGCGCCACGATGTCGATCAACGGCGGGCAGCACATGTATTAG
- a CDS encoding thiazole synthase, with amino-acid sequence MAPTAATAFDVDPLVIAGRTFTSRLLIGTSRYPNQQVMLDAIAASGAEIVTVSMRRVKVDGGGEGLFDVLGGRYHLLPNTAGCYTAREAVLTAQLAREALGTNWVKLEVIGDDETLFPDVEQLLQAAAELVRDGFIVLPYCNDDPVTCRKLADLGCAAVMPLGAPIGSGMGLTNPYNLRIIRELLDVPLIVDAGVGTASDAALAMELGYDGILLNSAVAGARDPVAMAHAMRLALEAGRLAHGAGRIPRRLYAKASSPLEGMLDVG; translated from the coding sequence ATGGCGCCGACGGCGGCGACCGCTTTCGACGTCGATCCCCTCGTCATCGCCGGCAGGACCTTCACCTCCCGCCTGCTCATCGGCACGTCGCGCTACCCCAACCAGCAGGTCATGCTGGATGCGATTGCAGCGAGCGGCGCCGAGATCGTCACGGTGTCCATGCGGCGCGTGAAGGTGGATGGCGGCGGCGAGGGGTTGTTCGACGTCCTCGGCGGGCGCTACCACCTCCTGCCGAACACCGCCGGCTGCTACACGGCGCGCGAGGCCGTCCTAACGGCACAGCTCGCACGTGAAGCGCTCGGCACGAACTGGGTGAAGCTCGAGGTCATCGGCGACGACGAGACGCTGTTCCCGGACGTCGAGCAGCTGCTCCAGGCGGCGGCCGAACTCGTCCGCGACGGCTTCATCGTCCTGCCGTACTGCAACGACGACCCCGTGACGTGCCGCAAGCTGGCCGATCTGGGCTGCGCCGCCGTCATGCCCCTTGGCGCGCCGATCGGGAGCGGGATGGGGCTGACCAACCCGTACAACCTCCGGATCATCCGCGAGCTGCTCGACGTGCCGCTCATCGTCGACGCCGGCGTCGGCACGGCGTCCGACGCGGCGTTGGCGATGGAACTCGGCTACGACGGCATCCTGCTGAACAGCGCCGTCGCCGGCGCGCGCGATCCGGTGGCGATGGCGCATGCCATGCGCCTCGCGCTTGAGGCGGGGCGGCTGGCGCACGGGGCGGGGCGGATTCCGCGGCGGTTGTATGCGAAGGCGTCCAGTCCGTTGGAGGGGATGCTGGACGTGGGGTAG